The nucleotide window ACACacaagaaaattattattattgagagCTGAATTCTTCCGTTGCTAACGAAAAGCGTCCAGTCAGCTCCTCCAAGGTTCAACACATGTACGTCATGACTTCCGATTTCTCTCTATTGTTAATCATTCCAACCTCCACACTATTTTTCTAGCCCAGCCTGATGTTCTTTGCAATACAGAGATTTTGGCTAATGTTCACACGTTTGAACTACCCTTTCAACAATAGTCATTCCCTAACTGTCCGTCAGTCTGAGGCTTTCACAGAAATGCAAATTAACCCAAAATTCCGAACATTATTTCGTGAGACTTTTCAACTTGTGTTACTCGACAGGATCTTCCAATCAAAATCGCAAGGCCTTCTGGTAAGTGTTTAAGTCCGCCGCAGTTTTATTTAGAGATGACTTGAAAGACGAACAgcaattaatatttttttttctcaatttacgTCATTAGTCAACTTCAAAAGAGTAGATGGATAATCGTTTAGTCTTTCACCCGCTGTTTCGAACAAAAGCATGGAATGTTGAATTGAGCTCAAAATCGTGAACGTAGTTTTTGTAAAGAACACCTCTATACGGATAAACTGGTTGCACATTTTGGGGCTCACGTTGGAGCCGTCACACTCTctaaacaagaaaacttaattCAAGTACCCGCCTGCCTTCAACGTTCCAGTTTACTTACAGTTTCCAAGTAAGGAGGTCATTCGTCGAGCCTTTGGGATACATACAGTACACATAACCTTCGATGAAAAACTTGCTCGCAGGTGTGCAAAACTGATTCTGCAAAGTGAATTTCTGTGCTGTTTGGTTAAATGAGTATTTAAAATGGAAGATGCAACGGAGAATTCGGTAGTAAATCCTGATCAAGATTTAAACGAAGATGGTGTTTGCTCGTCCGACAGTTTAACTACTGCGTTAGCCCAGACTGAAACACAAGGTGCACGAGTGACTTGTGAAAACAACAAAGTGGAAACAGATTCCCAAGAGAAGGACTGCGAACAAAGGAATGAAATCACAGCATCATTATCTGGGGAGAGTAAATTGCTGCCAATACAGCATAGTGGCGAAGAAAGCAACGAAAAAGATCATTTACATGACAGGGACGGTCAAGATGAAACGAAAAATGAAGACGAGAACAACGACTCGGGAACTGAAGAGCCCAGAAAACAAACTTGCTTGGAAGCTTTGGAAATCGAGGGGACCATTACTGAGGCTTCAGGAACAAACGAAAACTTAAACTCGAATGTGTCAGAGGAGAACGACTTGTCATGCAATGTTGCCAGTGATGGCGGATACACGAATCAAACAGAGTCGCCCTCAATAACTTCGCAAAGGCTTGAAGATTCCGTGGTGGATGAAGACACCGGAAATGAGGACAAAACCAGCAGCGATGAATTGACTTCTCAAAGTGAACAGCGTGCTCTTGAATCAACTTATCAAATCAAATGGATCAAATGGAAAGGCATAGATACACCAATCATTACTCAGAATGAAAATGGACCTTGCCCTCTTCTTGCAATCGTGAATGTTCTACTTTTACAAAGAAGGATCAATATTCCTTCTCCCCAGGAGATTGTTACCTCAGGCCAACTGATGGAGTATATTGGAGATTGCATACTGGAAGAGTCACCCAAAGTATGTCatctggcaataattattattcaaatcAGTAATAAAATACTCCCAGTAAGCATTTGGTTCATGAGCCATACAGTTGTAAATGTTGTAGCTATTTTTTTGTACTTTGGCTCATCCTCCtcctcctttctctttgcttttcttgttttgtgttttttgttttgttttgttttgtttttgttagaaAGAAAACACTGAGCCAGAACCTATGTAAATTGCATGTCGAGAAGTAAGGTATTTTCTCATAAATCTTAAGATTGTCAGTCTTGAATTATTTGGCCAAACTTAAACACCAACATTTGTGTACAATTGGCTTTATTGTATGTTTAGTTGTATGATACATTTTTTACTCtgatatttttttctacagCGCCTAACAGAAGGAGCCCAACTTAACTATGAACAAAATATGAATGATGCTATTGCAATCATGGACAAGTTACAAACAGGACTTGATGTTAATGTGAAATTTACAGGGTAAGGGGAAGCTGTTAAGGTGtgcgattttttgttttttttttgtaaaatttaaaagaaaaggctGTATAGTGAAACAGTCCACAGTCAATTATCATCACCATCAGTTGTTGAAAAACCTAAAcctcagttgttgaaaattatcggaaaaactaagtcggtgacctaccgtttttatttctttgttgtaaagatccctaaattctttaacttactagagagtatgagaaaaagttatctagtagaatttaagatacatcgaaaaatggcatattatagtttacagaaaattgtactagacagatttccgcgaaacttttttatttaaagtgccatcgtgaatgatacttgcatgcaaaaaaatcaagataggtcaccgcgcaaaatttcgagatagggacaatttttttccgcaggttttatttccgtttcgcgcgattttacgccgtattttcacttccggtgtgttgcacgcgctacttttgatagaaatttgaatcattctgctgacgcgtgtttcttagttatggcgtgtgtagcttactcgcgcgtgaagctacaaaccctttcgagcctccttaagctaATATTGACTTAATGAAGGTCCAAGCTGTCTGTTGATATCATCTCCCCATTGTGTTTTTGGATGGCCCTGTTTTCTGGTCTCTTGGGGTCCTTTCTGTCGCTCTAGTACTCCATCGATTATCTGATAGTCCACATTGGTTGACTCAAATTCAAAACTTGTGTCCATCAGCAATGTATGAAGCATTTACGGTTACTATAGCTAGTTGGTTTTGATATTCATATTGAATAATTCTCATTCTAGCATCACAGAATTTGAATTTACACCAGAGTGTGTTGTTTTTGATCTTCTGTCAATTGGATTATACCATGGCTGGCTCGTGGATCCACAAAATGCTGATACTTGTTCTGCTATTGGTGGAGTGAGCTACAATCAGTTAGTCGAAAAAATAATTGCAAGCAAACAAGATGGTGCAGAGAGTAAGCTGGTGTCTGAAGGTAAAGATGACTCTGTCCTTGAACTTGATTCATGTCAAACTGAGATTTACTAAGGTGTTCCTTAATAAGTCATAGTGGATTTTTTTGTCATATTTTGGTTAGGTTTGATTGGTGAAGCTTTCCTTGAAGAGACAGCCAGTCAGCTTACTTATCATGGCTTATGTGAACTAAACTTGCATTTACAAGATGACCAACTCGGTGTGTTTTTTAGGAATAATCACTTTAGCACCTTCCATAAGCACAAGGTATGAATATAGCTGATTCATAATctattaaattattaatttaattgctATTAATTAAGTTCCACATAAaaaattagtaataataataattatccaTCTTGACCCAGAAAACTAACGAGGGAAAAACACTCGTTCACTCCATTGACAGAAGTGACCAGCTCCTTTTAATGCACTGGTTTGATAACTACTGTAGATGGGTTACCATCTAGAGAGTATTACCCCCTGCTTTCTGTTTGCCCAACGTTTTTCTTGTAATTGTTGCCATACCAGCACCTCCGAAAATTGCAATGACTCTAAGATTACAGTTATTGGCTGTTTTGGTTCATAAACTGCATGggcttatgggtcattttccacaATATTGACCTGTAAGCCTCATCCGTATGCAGCCTTTAAAAGCTACTCTGACAAAATTTGCATCTTTCTTATCtaaaccattttaaaacaaaaaccaaaaaaggtTTGGAGGCAGACAGCTGAGTTCTCAAAATAAGCAGCCATGCACTGTGCCAGGAGCACCAGAAGCACTGAATCAACATTGATGGCACAAGCCTGCTttcacattaaattttgttgcaCATTACAATCAAAGCCTCAATTAAGCCTAACCCTTTACCCTTGCTGTCATATTTTTTTTCGGAAGATATCTCCTATTCCAGGGATATTTTATTGAAAACTCAGTTAAGATACGTACCATATAAAGTAGAGTAGCTGACAAGGTTTCTCTTTTTTCAATGGTCAAAGAAATTAAGGGACTTTGGAGAGGTGTTGGTGGATATACATAGAGAGCACACTCAGACCTTTGATCATTATGTTTAAAGTGGCTCTTtatataccgtaaacgtccgtgtataagccgcatccatagataagccgcctccgatttcgaagcgcagctgaagtttcagtaaagttgtattgctacaaacaaccaaggacaaacaatcaaggtttcgaaacaccgacatagaagttgtggctatctttcacatttatcaagtctaaaaaaagcgaaatgtcatttgttgtaccctctttttcattgaaattttcaccatttttaaCTTGAAGTGcgctttcgatccgattttgcaagattatcacttcgaaacacgccataaagttgaattccttcggcattaaaaaacaaacgaagaagtgctttggcggagctaagctttaaatgttgggaggagtctgagcctgagcctggcctggaaaTCGTGTgtgcataaacagaaagctcctTGGGTATACCaactgtataaatacgtctggaaacccgcattaggctaaaaacttcacgcagaacaggagcctgataaccaatttgccatgaagctagtaaaaagcaacaaaacagttggccatttacctcacgaatactcgcgaattttgtgctactatatcgcacgtggcggaaagatacgcgtggcagtgactggctgcagacgtttatttgttcgagtaaagcgaaaagtgatcgcttgaaggaacttttgaagagcaagattcgctgataaacactcgaagactccttcaACTACAGCAACACACTCTCAGTTTCtttaatgtttctttctcggcaccttaagttttatgaatattaagtaggtttttgagaactccaaacatagatgtatccatggataagccgcaccctcgatttttggcttcaattttgtgaaaaaaagtgcggcttatacatggacgtttacggtatataAATTTTTGTGTAATGCAAAATTATGTCAGTTTTACTGCGCGCCACTTACACCAACACATTGGTGAACACCGTTATTCTGCTATCAGCAAACACCTTCAAACACAAAATGACAATAAAAGAGCAAAGCCTTAAAGAAATGCAGAAGCAAGTTCGATTGCCTAATTTACCCTCTCTCAACACCCAAAGTGGCTCAATCCACGCCAGACTTTTCACTTGAcactttcgtttctttttttctattgtttgttttgtcttacTTTTGTGTATTATACCCATAGGACacacaaatatttttattgtttcacGTTTTATGTATTCTCGTTTGAACTTTTACCGTCTTGACTTGATAATGGCGCAGAGTAATAATTAATGCTGAAACCTCGTCCGTTTTTtagaattaaattttgttaaaatatttttaaagaatctttaaGCATTTAACTTTtcgatgaaaattttttattattaattttattttattttattttttttttcaggatgaACTATTCTTGCTGGTTACAGACCAGGGATTTCTCACTGAAGATCGGGTCATCTGGGAATCATTGTCAAATGTTGAAGGTGATAGCTATTTTGTCGACGCAGAATTTAGGTTACTT belongs to Acropora muricata isolate sample 2 chromosome 9, ASM3666990v1, whole genome shotgun sequence and includes:
- the LOC136929410 gene encoding ubiquitin carboxyl-terminal hydrolase MINDY-1-like encodes the protein MEDATENSVVNPDQDLNEDGVCSSDSLTTALAQTETQGARVTCENNKVETDSQEKDCEQRNEITASLSGESKLLPIQHSGEESNEKDHLHDRDGQDETKNEDENNDSGTEEPRKQTCLEALEIEGTITEASGTNENLNSNVSEENDLSCNVASDGGYTNQTESPSITSQRLEDSVVDEDTGNEDKTSSDELTSQSEQRALESTYQIKWIKWKGIDTPIITQNENGPCPLLAIVNVLLLQRRINIPSPQEIVTSGQLMEYIGDCILEESPKRLTEGAQLNYEQNMNDAIAIMDKLQTGLDVNVKFTGITEFEFTPECVVFDLLSIGLYHGWLVDPQNADTCSAIGGVSYNQLVEKIIASKQDGAESKLVSEGLIGEAFLEETASQLTYHGLCELNLHLQDDQLGVFFRNNHFSTFHKHKDELFLLVTDQGFLTEDRVIWESLSNVEGDSYFVDAEFRLLPTAQSTAPAQPSAHLPPINQQLSLEDQDYLVALTLQQEQDAPSTQSQHSQYESQAAQTPMQQITEADQEWADRQLAMQLQEEERAHQQQMQQQQHRQRQPQQVMASTVQPRNPPSPGQPQQQRTQSSEKCIVL